The Polynucleobacter sp. TSB-Sco08W16 genome includes a region encoding these proteins:
- a CDS encoding ZIP family metal transporter — MSVLESIVLITAAAGVTSVLIAASCSVTLLSRMINNMVSLSVGILLATALLHSLPEAFNIQGTNPQYLFATLLAGLLGFFLLEKIALLRHDHHHEGDGHHHHHGHDAENAGRSGWMILVGDGIHNFVDGILIAAAFMADYQVGIFTAIAIIAHEIPQEIGDFIVLLNAGFSRTRALLYNLICGLSAVAGGVLAYFFLERAHAAMPYLLVIASSSFIYIAVSDLIPQMHRRPHWAESLRQTVLIACGVGFVLLLSLLH, encoded by the coding sequence GTGAGCGTTTTAGAGAGCATCGTATTAATTACTGCGGCGGCAGGAGTCACTAGCGTCTTAATTGCCGCCAGTTGCTCCGTGACTCTGCTTTCTCGCATGATCAACAATATGGTCAGCCTTTCTGTTGGCATTTTGCTAGCTACTGCGTTGTTGCACTCCCTTCCAGAAGCGTTCAATATTCAAGGGACTAATCCTCAGTACTTGTTCGCTACTTTGTTAGCCGGCTTGCTTGGTTTCTTCTTGTTAGAAAAGATTGCTTTATTGCGTCACGACCATCACCACGAGGGTGATGGCCATCATCATCATCACGGCCATGATGCTGAAAATGCAGGGCGTAGTGGTTGGATGATTTTGGTTGGTGATGGCATTCACAACTTTGTGGATGGCATCTTGATTGCTGCTGCTTTTATGGCCGACTACCAAGTCGGTATCTTCACAGCTATTGCGATCATTGCCCATGAGATTCCGCAAGAGATTGGGGATTTCATTGTCTTACTCAATGCCGGCTTCTCACGTACCCGTGCCTTGCTCTACAACTTGATTTGCGGCTTATCTGCAGTGGCCGGCGGGGTATTAGCGTATTTCTTCTTAGAGCGCGCGCATGCAGCAATGCCTTACTTGCTCGTGATTGCTTCAAGTAGTTTTATCTATATTGCGGTAAGCGATTTGATCCCACAGATGCATCGCCGTCCTCATTGGGCAGAGTCTTTACGTCAAACAGTATTGATTGCGTGCGGCGTTGGGTTTGTACTGCTGTTATCGCTGCTGCATTAA
- a CDS encoding dienelactone hydrolase family protein, with product MNDTTQNGRRNFMKTSVIGVAGMGVGFVAASDPVMAAAIETDFKGLKAGEQMISVGSFQLPAYVSRPENAKGNLPIIIVVSEIFGVHEYIADVTRRFAKLGYLAIAPEFFTRAGDPNAYGTIAEIQTNIVAKTPDTQVINDLQAALVWAGKNGGDLKRVGVTGFCWGGRITWLSATLPQVKAGVAWYGRLVGEKTEGNPRHPVEIAAELKAPVLGLYGGADTGISLESVEQMRAALAQAASKNPAAKSSIIEVYPDTPHAFHADYRASYREGPAKDGWEKCLAWFKKNGVV from the coding sequence ATGAACGATACAACGCAAAACGGCAGAAGAAATTTTATGAAGACTTCAGTCATTGGGGTTGCTGGGATGGGTGTTGGTTTTGTCGCCGCCTCTGACCCGGTGATGGCCGCTGCCATTGAAACCGATTTCAAGGGCCTCAAAGCAGGCGAGCAAATGATTTCAGTAGGCAGTTTTCAGTTGCCTGCTTATGTCTCTCGCCCAGAAAATGCCAAAGGTAATTTGCCGATCATCATTGTGGTAAGTGAGATCTTTGGTGTGCATGAGTACATTGCTGATGTCACGCGACGTTTTGCAAAGTTAGGATATCTTGCTATTGCCCCAGAATTTTTTACTCGCGCAGGCGATCCGAATGCTTACGGCACTATCGCTGAAATTCAGACGAATATTGTTGCTAAGACTCCAGATACTCAAGTGATAAATGATTTACAAGCCGCTTTGGTATGGGCCGGCAAGAATGGGGGTGATTTAAAACGGGTAGGGGTAACTGGTTTTTGTTGGGGTGGTCGCATTACTTGGCTATCTGCAACCTTACCGCAGGTCAAAGCAGGTGTTGCTTGGTATGGCCGCTTGGTTGGTGAGAAAACTGAAGGTAATCCGCGTCATCCGGTAGAAATTGCAGCAGAGTTAAAGGCACCAGTCCTAGGTTTATATGGCGGCGCCGATACCGGTATTTCTTTGGAGAGTGTCGAGCAAATGCGCGCAGCGCTTGCACAGGCGGCATCTAAAAACCCTGCGGCCAAGTCTTCCATAATTGAGGTCTATCCCGATACACCCCATGCTTTTCATGCGGACTATCGCGCCAGCTATCGCGAGGGTCCCGCCAAAGATGGTTGGGAAAAGTGTCTCGCTTGGTTTAAGAAAAACGGAGTGGTCTAA
- the polA gene encoding DNA polymerase I, protein MTKHRLLLVDGSSYLYRAFHAMPDLRNGAGDPTGAIYGMVNMMRRARSELKADHIACVFDAKGKTFRDEMYSEYKAHRSPMPEDLVKQIEPIHAMVKALGWPVLMVSGVEADDVIGTLACQATEAGWETIISTGDKDLAQLVNPSVTLINTMTNEKLDINGVIEKFGVPPERIVDYLSIIGDAVDNVPGVPKAGPKTANKWLAEFGDLDNLMANADQVKGVVGENLRATLDWLPQARQLITVKTDCDLSPHLPGLDDLHAKPEDATLLRELFERYAFKTWLRDVEKQLTSPENKGSEEGAFDLAGTPIANESEEGEAKKPRSIASAPTKALSQDTTDLQDAIERHYECVTDESSLDRWLKKIEAADLTAVDTETTSLDALAAELVGISLSVKPGEACYIPVAHRNGEVQLNRDAVLAKLKPWLESASHLKVGQNLKYDAHIFANYGITLGGVAFDTLLESYVLESHMPHNMDSLAERHLGMKTIRYEEVCGKGVHQIGFDQVDLQIATAYAAEDADITLRLHEELWPQIQESPGLLYVYEKIEMPAMRVLGIMERNGIRIDSALLAKQGQQVGKRLLELEGEIHQLAGQPFNIQSPKQIAEILFVQQELPVIKKTPSGAPSTDEEVLQKLAEDYPLPARILDYRSLAKLMSTYIEKLPRMADPKTGRIHTNFSQATAVTGRLASSDPNLQNIPVRTEEGRRIREAFVPADGCKLLSADYSQIELRIMAHIAEDENLLTAFRDGKDVHQATAAEIFGIALDEVSSEQRRYAKVINFGLIYGMSAFGLAGNLGIERAAAQNYIAKYFDRYPGVAQYMEHTRLEARENGYVETVFGRRLWLPEIKGSNGPRRQGAERAAINAPMQGTAADLIKLAMIAVENWLEKEQLKTKLLLQVHDELVLDVPFDELDLVQAKLPDLMCNVAQLKVPLVVSIGIGDNWEEAH, encoded by the coding sequence ATGACTAAACATAGACTCTTGTTGGTAGACGGCTCTAGCTACCTCTACCGTGCCTTCCACGCCATGCCAGACCTCAGAAATGGGGCTGGTGACCCCACGGGGGCTATATATGGCATGGTCAACATGATGAGACGGGCTAGGTCCGAGCTCAAGGCTGACCATATTGCCTGCGTCTTTGATGCTAAGGGTAAGACTTTCCGGGATGAAATGTATTCCGAGTACAAGGCGCATCGCTCCCCAATGCCTGAAGATTTGGTGAAGCAAATTGAGCCAATTCATGCGATGGTCAAGGCTTTGGGGTGGCCGGTTCTGATGGTCTCAGGAGTTGAGGCTGATGATGTGATTGGCACCTTAGCTTGCCAAGCAACTGAAGCGGGTTGGGAAACGATTATCTCGACTGGCGATAAAGATCTAGCGCAGTTGGTCAACCCATCGGTCACGCTTATTAATACCATGACCAATGAGAAGCTCGATATCAATGGTGTGATAGAAAAATTTGGTGTGCCACCGGAGCGTATCGTTGATTACTTATCGATTATTGGTGATGCAGTAGATAACGTTCCAGGCGTACCAAAAGCGGGACCGAAAACTGCTAATAAGTGGTTAGCTGAGTTTGGCGATCTTGATAATTTGATGGCGAATGCTGATCAAGTAAAGGGTGTCGTTGGAGAAAATCTTCGCGCTACTCTCGATTGGCTACCACAAGCACGACAACTGATCACTGTAAAAACAGATTGTGATTTATCACCGCATTTACCAGGCTTAGATGATTTACATGCTAAACCTGAAGATGCCACTTTGCTTCGAGAGCTATTCGAACGCTATGCATTTAAGACTTGGTTGCGTGATGTCGAGAAACAGCTCACAAGCCCAGAGAATAAGGGTTCCGAGGAGGGCGCATTTGACTTGGCAGGTACGCCAATTGCCAACGAATCTGAAGAGGGTGAAGCTAAGAAACCCAGATCAATTGCAAGTGCACCTACTAAAGCTTTGTCGCAAGATACTACGGATTTGCAAGATGCGATTGAGCGTCATTACGAGTGCGTAACGGATGAGTCCAGCTTAGATCGGTGGTTGAAAAAAATTGAAGCTGCAGACCTTACTGCGGTGGATACGGAAACCACTAGCCTAGATGCATTGGCTGCAGAGTTGGTTGGTATTTCTTTATCGGTGAAACCGGGTGAGGCTTGTTACATTCCAGTGGCACATCGAAATGGTGAAGTACAACTGAATCGAGATGCCGTGCTTGCAAAATTAAAGCCTTGGTTAGAAAGTGCAAGTCATTTAAAGGTAGGTCAAAACTTAAAGTATGACGCGCATATTTTTGCGAACTATGGAATTACTCTAGGTGGCGTGGCATTCGATACTTTGTTGGAATCATATGTACTAGAGTCACACATGCCGCACAATATGGATAGCTTGGCTGAGCGCCATCTGGGCATGAAAACCATTCGTTACGAAGAAGTTTGTGGCAAAGGCGTTCATCAAATTGGTTTTGATCAGGTTGATCTTCAGATTGCCACTGCCTATGCCGCAGAGGATGCGGATATTACCTTGCGCTTACATGAAGAGCTTTGGCCGCAGATACAAGAGAGCCCAGGCCTTCTATATGTCTACGAAAAGATCGAAATGCCGGCAATGCGGGTGCTTGGAATCATGGAGCGTAATGGCATTCGGATTGATTCAGCGCTATTAGCTAAGCAGGGTCAGCAGGTGGGCAAACGCCTCTTGGAGCTCGAAGGGGAGATTCATCAACTGGCAGGGCAACCATTCAATATCCAATCGCCTAAACAAATCGCAGAAATCCTTTTTGTGCAGCAAGAGTTACCAGTAATTAAGAAGACTCCATCGGGCGCGCCATCTACCGATGAAGAAGTGCTGCAGAAATTAGCGGAAGACTATCCATTGCCTGCTCGTATCTTGGACTACCGCAGTCTGGCAAAGTTAATGTCAACGTATATTGAGAAGTTGCCACGCATGGCTGATCCAAAGACGGGTCGTATTCATACGAACTTCTCTCAAGCTACTGCAGTAACGGGACGTCTGGCGTCAAGCGATCCGAACTTGCAAAATATTCCAGTGCGCACCGAAGAGGGTCGTCGTATTCGGGAGGCATTTGTGCCAGCAGATGGTTGTAAATTGTTGTCTGCTGATTATTCCCAAATTGAGTTGCGCATCATGGCGCACATTGCTGAGGATGAGAATCTTTTGACGGCCTTCAGGGATGGCAAGGATGTACACCAAGCTACTGCTGCCGAGATCTTTGGTATCGCGCTAGATGAGGTGAGCTCAGAGCAACGTCGTTATGCCAAGGTAATCAACTTTGGTCTGATTTACGGTATGAGTGCCTTTGGCTTGGCGGGGAATTTAGGTATTGAACGGGCAGCAGCGCAAAACTATATTGCCAAGTACTTTGACCGTTATCCCGGTGTTGCGCAGTATATGGAGCACACTCGCTTAGAGGCGAGAGAGAATGGCTATGTTGAAACTGTCTTCGGTAGGCGCTTATGGTTGCCCGAGATCAAAGGCTCTAATGGCCCCCGTCGTCAAGGCGCTGAACGTGCAGCGATTAATGCGCCAATGCAAGGAACTGCAGCTGACCTCATTAAGTTGGCCATGATTGCAGTAGAAAATTGGCTTGAGAAAGAGCAACTGAAAACCAAGCTACTCTTGCAAGTACATGATGAATTGGTATTGGATGTGCCTTTTGACGAGCTTGATTTAGTGCAAGCAAAATTGCCCGATTTAATGTGCAATGTAGCCCAACTCAAAGTGCCTTTGGTAGTGAGTATTGGTATTGGCGATAATTGGGAAGAAGCGCATTAG
- a CDS encoding homoserine kinase, with protein sequence MAVFTPIELSEISSWISQDFNIGEATEIRGIHGGIENSNFFLDTIKDGKQHEYVLTIFERLSAQQLPYYLELMRHLANQGIPVPKPIENKQGEILFSLKGKPAAIVSKLPGLSRMQPEAKHCALVGEMLAKMHLAGKDFSKSQENLRSLAWWQQTIPLVLPHLNSSQKDLLTHELATQETFFSSGNYDALPQGASHCDLFRDNVLFDPQGASDTSNDRLGGFFDFYFAGTDKWLFDLAVTVNDWCLAENKQDLDPERFDALMKAYQSVRPLTKEEQASWPLMVRAAALRFWVSRLWDFYLPRDAQMLTPHDPTHFERILLSRRTL encoded by the coding sequence ATGGCCGTATTTACCCCCATTGAACTTAGTGAGATCTCATCATGGATCTCGCAAGATTTCAATATCGGAGAGGCTACTGAAATTCGTGGCATCCATGGCGGAATTGAAAACTCCAATTTTTTCCTAGATACCATCAAGGATGGCAAACAGCATGAATACGTGCTCACCATTTTTGAAAGATTGTCTGCGCAGCAATTGCCTTACTACCTTGAGTTAATGCGTCACTTGGCAAACCAAGGTATTCCCGTTCCTAAGCCGATTGAAAATAAGCAAGGTGAGATTTTGTTCTCCCTCAAAGGCAAGCCAGCGGCTATTGTGAGCAAGCTTCCTGGTCTATCCCGAATGCAGCCAGAGGCAAAACATTGCGCCTTGGTTGGCGAGATGTTGGCAAAGATGCACTTAGCAGGAAAAGACTTTTCAAAGTCACAAGAAAACCTTCGCAGCTTAGCTTGGTGGCAACAAACGATTCCTTTAGTATTGCCGCACTTAAATTCCTCGCAAAAAGATTTGCTCACCCATGAGCTCGCTACTCAGGAAACATTTTTCTCTTCAGGCAATTACGATGCCCTGCCTCAGGGCGCAAGTCACTGCGATCTGTTTCGTGATAACGTCCTATTCGACCCTCAAGGGGCTTCCGATACTAGTAACGATCGATTGGGCGGTTTCTTTGATTTTTATTTCGCTGGAACAGATAAGTGGTTGTTTGATCTTGCGGTTACTGTCAATGATTGGTGCCTCGCCGAGAACAAGCAAGATCTTGATCCAGAGCGCTTTGATGCTCTTATGAAGGCCTATCAATCTGTGCGCCCTCTGACAAAAGAAGAGCAAGCTAGCTGGCCCCTCATGGTTCGGGCAGCGGCACTACGGTTCTGGGTATCCCGTCTTTGGGATTTCTATTTGCCGCGTGATGCGCAGATGCTGACGCCTCATGACCCCACTCATTTCGAACGTATTCTGCTGAGTCGTCGCACCCTATGA
- a CDS encoding BPSS1780 family membrane protein gives MKLNSVPPKEGYTWIKQGIWLFKQNPLGFLMLVFMYVFVAQLAVIIPVVGVFAVLLLTPTLSVGFMTACRQAIQKERIRPMVYLVALQSGVLIRKRMMQLGLVYAALILLMSFALSLLIDFETLLPIMTSDKPITPEALRQIYLALIFGAILYIPVAMLMWFSPILVAWADMSIPQALFSSWLACWTNKAAFFFYLAIWSAVLIAIPLSIGMVFDALDFGQAASFIVAPISMAGLTIMHCSFYASWKACFTEDEVIL, from the coding sequence ATGAAACTCAATTCAGTACCCCCAAAAGAAGGCTATACCTGGATTAAGCAAGGTATTTGGTTATTCAAACAAAACCCCTTAGGCTTTTTGATGCTGGTCTTCATGTATGTTTTTGTAGCCCAGCTAGCAGTCATTATTCCAGTAGTTGGTGTATTTGCTGTCTTACTTCTGACGCCAACTTTATCCGTTGGATTTATGACAGCCTGTCGCCAAGCCATTCAAAAGGAACGTATCCGACCGATGGTTTATCTTGTGGCATTGCAATCAGGGGTGCTCATCCGCAAACGGATGATGCAATTAGGCTTGGTTTATGCCGCCTTAATATTGCTGATGAGTTTTGCCTTAAGCCTCTTAATAGACTTTGAAACACTACTCCCAATCATGACGAGTGATAAGCCCATCACTCCAGAAGCATTACGACAAATCTACCTAGCTCTGATCTTTGGCGCCATTCTCTATATTCCAGTAGCCATGCTGATGTGGTTCTCACCAATCTTGGTGGCTTGGGCAGACATGTCTATTCCACAGGCGCTGTTTTCTAGCTGGCTAGCCTGCTGGACCAATAAAGCAGCCTTCTTTTTCTATCTCGCTATTTGGAGTGCCGTACTGATTGCAATCCCCCTAAGCATCGGCATGGTGTTTGACGCATTAGATTTTGGTCAGGCTGCTTCATTCATTGTTGCGCCCATCTCGATGGCAGGCTTAACTATCATGCATTGCTCTTTCTATGCAAGCTGGAAAGCCTGCTTTACTGAGGATGAAGTCATTCTATAA